taccaagaatcgacgatttgtttgaccaattgcaaggagctagttatttctcgaagattgatttgagatatggttatcatcaattgaaagttagGAATGAGGATGTTCCAAAGACGGCTTTCAGAACTAGATACGACCACTATGaattcctagtgatgccttttgggctcacgaacgcacctgcagctttcatggatctcatgaatagagtctacaagccttatttagataagtttgtcGTTGTCTCtatagacgacatacttatcTATTCTCGTAATCAGAATGATGACGAGAAACATCTTAAATGCATTCTTGATTTGCTAAagcaagagaagctttatgcaaagttctctaaatgcgagttttggcttAGACAGGTCCAGTTTTGGGACACGTAattagtgagcatggtatccaagtggatccttCCAAGATTAAAACTATCATGAATTGGGAAGCACCCAAGACTCCATCTTAAATTTgtagtttcctaggattggctggttattatagaaggttCATTGATAGCTTCTCAAGAATTGCCACTCCTTTGACTACGTTGACCCGCAAGAATGTCAAGTTTGACTGGGGTCCAAAACAGAAAGAATCCTTTGAGATTCTAAAGCAGAAATTGAGCAATGCTCCCGTCTTAACCCTACCTGAGGGGATTGAAGACTTTGTTGTATACAGTGATGCTTCGCACACATGAAtaggttgtgtactcatgcaaagaggcaaagtgaTTGCATATGCATCATGACAACTTAAAGTGCACAAATAGAATTGCACCACCCATTATTTAGAATTGGGTGATGTTGTATTcacactaaagttgtggagacattatctttatggcacAAAGTGTATTATATATACGGACCATAAAAGTCTCCAGCATCTATttaatcagaaagatttgaatatgcgacaacgccgttggatggaaactttaaatgattacgaatATGAGAGTCGATACGATCCCGGTAAGGAAAATGTCATTGctgacgccttaagtcgtaaagaAAGGGTTAAATTTATCAGGGTTAACGCCAAAAGCATTGAGCGACGTACTAGTTTGAATGAGAAGCTGCTAGATGCTCAGAAACAAGCCTTATTAGAAGCAAATGCTTCTAATGAAGGATTAGGTGGTACTGTTAATCGGTTAGCACCTAGAAATGATTGAATCCTAAGATTGAATGATCGTATATGGGTTCCTATCTTTAGAGGACTCAGAGATCTGATTCTCCAGGAAGCTCATAATTGCAGATATTCTGTACATCCTGGAggagacaaaatgtaccaggatttgaaaaaGAATTATTGGTGGATGGGTATGAAGAAATCCGTAGCcacttatgtagctaaatgtctgacgtttTCGCAAGTTAAAGCTAAACATCAGCAATCGTCGGGGCTACTACAACAACTTGAAATTGCCGTATGGAAATGAGAGATGGTAAATATGGATTTGattaccaagttaccaaagaccaAACGTGGCAATGACACGATTTGGGTGATTGTCGATAGACTGACAAAGTCAGCCCATTTTCTGCCAATAAAGGAAACTTATAGTTCTGAAAAATTGGCCAAATTATATGTGGACAACATTGTGTCCTTGCATGGTGTGCTAGTATCTATAGTATCTGATAAAGATATGAGATatacatctcatttttggaaaagtttcaaacaatctttgggcacgagATTAAATTTCAGTatggcttaccatccacagactgatggacagagtgagtgtaccattcagacattggaagacatgctgagagcatgctTGATTGATTTGTGGTagttgggatgatcatctacACCTatttgaattctcctacaataacagttatcatactaGCATCAAGGCCGCTCCATTTGAAGCCTTGTATGGGAGAAAATGCAGAACACCCGTTTGTTGGGCTGAAGTTGGGGAAGGCCAACTATCAGGAGGACCTGAGATAGTCCTGGAGACCACGGAAAAATAGGGCTGGCATGTCGTGTATACCTGTACACGATAATACATGATACACGAAATCctatacacgaacacgacacgttAAGGTTTCGTGTCCAGTTTTCCATACACGAACACGAAATATTTCTTAACAGGTATACACGACAATTACCTGTTAATACTTGTTTACGAATGTTTCAATATTTACATGTGTAGGAACCTGTGTAGTGAAACAAAAGTTGCCAAAAGTTCACAATAGGCTTAAATAATGTATAAACGCATAACCCCTAACAAGTTTGAAACAAAATCCATAAATGACAAATCAAAAAAGGTTTAAATAATTCATAACATCCATTcaaaacaatgtaaagtgcacATGGGTATTTCTTTTCAAATCTTCAATTCAAAGTTCACATGGGTCTTTCTTCTCGAGGGCTGGTGGTTGGGGTGGTGTCGCTGGGAATGGGGCTGGAGAAGGGGAagaattatgttttttttttaatatgtccATTGGAATGGGAATGGGAAGGGTTAGGGAAACTAGAGAGATAAGTAATAAGGTCAAGTTTTCAAAACTCATGGTCCCACtaaattatctttttttttattatattaaaattgtTAACATGTATTAACAGGTAAATAGGTATTTTACATGTTTagacacgaaaattaacaggtatTTTTGTGTCTACCTGTTTAGCACTCGTtacctgttaaggccatacacgatacctgttaacttcgtgtaggttcttGTTGTGTATTCGTGTA
This is a stretch of genomic DNA from Helianthus annuus cultivar XRQ/B chromosome 16, HanXRQr2.0-SUNRISE, whole genome shotgun sequence. It encodes these proteins:
- the LOC110920104 gene encoding uncharacterized protein LOC110920104, translating into METLNDYEYESRYDPGKENVIADALSRKERVKFIRVNAKSIERRTSLNEKLLDAQKQALLEANASNEGLGGTVNRGLRDLILQEAHNCRYSVHPGGDKMYQDLKKNYWWMGMKKSVATYVAKCLTFSQVKAKHQQSSGLLQQLEIAVWK